In the Trichoderma atroviride chromosome 4, complete sequence genome, CGTAATCAGCTCTTATCCCCTGCAAGGGGGCGCAGTAAACTCTTAAGTTGCGGAGTACATTCGGGGGATTTCCGACCGGTAGtttttctcctccatctACTTTACAACTCTATTACAGAGAAATATCATGCCTAGCCACGGCAATTGTCAAATACAACTACCCCTTCGTAGCCAAGGGGCTACTGGCCTAGCATCAAAGGAGTGTGCTACCTTGGCTTCGGAAGGGCCGTTCGTGAATCGCCCGCGCGTAACAGAGATAAAGGGTTGGAGAGAATATGAATCGCTAGGTGCATTTCAATGGGAAAGACATAGAGCAACCATAAAAGAGTTATATCTCGATGAAGGAAAAAGACTTAAGGATGTTGCAGATATCATGAGACAAGACTACGCTTTCAATGCCACGTACGTTTTCGCCATCCCTAACCTGGTTCCctgttactaatttaatatGTGTTAGCATTAAGATGTATAAGATACGATTGAACAAATGGGGATACTTCAAAAACAATCGAAAGCTCGATACAAAGTCGGTATCGCGAACAAGCAACGGAAGACAAGCGAGAAGCAACCTCATAAACACCGTCGACCTTGCTACTACACTTCAGCCTATCACACTCCGCGACCCAGATGTATACAATATATCGGGCCAcattttctcttccatcagCACCTACATGTGGGGTTCTTGTGAGGATCAAAGATACACAGCCACTGACCTCGCGTGCGCTACTTTCTACGAAAATGCCTATTTCCGGCCCTCCGCAGAGCTGTTACAGTCAATCGGATCGCTTACAGACCTTCTCCAGGAACAAAAGTACCAACAAGCGGGACCAGTGATGCGACGAGCGGCTATACAGATGGAAACTGTTTTGCGGGATCAGCCTGTGGATCTCCTCGCTTGTCTCTTAGAAATCGCACTCCGACTGCACTCGAGGACTCCCGACTTGGCGGCCTTGCTTATGCGGCATTCAGCAGATATAGCGAAAATCCATTTCTCATCACCCAAACACCCTGTACGAATTTTCACACAGCGACTAGCCAGCCTTGATGGTGTCGAGATCGGCGCATTGGCGGTAGAAGCATACGCATGCCAACTAAAAATCTGGCAAGACATCTGGGACAGCAACACACAGAACGCCGGCGACGGCAACGAAGCAGGACTTGTGTGGATAACAGGCTTGGCTCTAGCAGGCGGTCTCGATCAGCTACCGTTAAGCCTAGTCCCGCGTTTGGACGGCATCATGCTGAGATTAGTCGAGGCTGTAAAAGGCTCAGAGTGGTGTACACAGCTACTTCAGTCCACCGCAGAGAATGGTCAATTTCAATTCTTTGTAGGCCAGTCGGAGGGAAAGCTTACACAGGTAACTATGCAGCCGATCGGCACGCCGACTAAGGTAGCCAGTGCTCAGCCTGTCGCTCGCTACAGTCTATCCCATCTGAATGCCCGTTACCGGCATTTTGCGATCGAAGATCGGTCTGCGCGCGAAGCTATGGAAATACAACGGCTGCTCCAGACGGAAATGGGGACCTTCTTTATGGGGATGGCCAGCGCCCTTGAGGGATGGCTGGGTGAAGTCGGAGAGTACAACAAAGCGGCGGCGGTCACACAATATCGCGAAAGGTTTTTGGCTGCTGGATTAGCCGATGTCATCCAAGTCACATAAGCGTCTTTAAGCTGGAGAATCATCTATCAATAAGAGGAACCCAATGGGGATTCCTATCGCATCAACTTATCAGATTCTGGCCCGTCGTTATTCATTGCTTAGCGACGAATTCGGTCTTAGGCTTTACTTGTTTAGCCAATGCATAAGACTATCCAAGACACAACACAAAAAATAGACCAAATTAAGCAAAGAGTCATGATCCGAATATTTATGCAATCGATGACAATATACCTGGGTTCAATCTCAAAGCCGGAGAAGCACCCATATTATAGTAGATTTCCACATGCCCATCTCAGACGAGAGCAACGTGTATCCTGGAGCAACTGAAACTATCGAATTGTGAGCCGTAGTCTGAAGTTGGTCGATACCAATCTCAAGTTGGCGCGGAAATAAGAGAAATGGAGTTCTATTGGCGATCAAGCAATTCGGGTTAATAGCAATACAAACTCAGATACTTCGACCTTCCTTCAGCAAGAGGCATAAAGACATAATAACCCTGATAGAATTTCTGCATGTTTGTCTACCAGAGAGAAAACGTGTTTTTACTACTGTAGATTATTTGGGTAGCACTAGgcatatataaaatcttCTACTTAAATCTCTAGCAATGAAGATCAACTCCAGTAGAGGAAACAACAAAAGCTGTAATTGCTATATGATCAAATTTGTTCATCTCATTAATCCCTGATTTTAATCGAGACGATTTCCGAGCTTCCTTATCAATTCGAATGCAAAGTCTGGCGATTTATCTACTAAATCCTTGAAGCCCTCATTCTCCAGCATGTCTTCAAGTATACAGGTACAGTAGTCGACTAACAAAGTGCGTAGCCTATCCCCTGTAATCGTGTTCTCAAAGGAGTAGCTAACTAGCTTAACAACATCTCCAATGCGGTTCGGGTATAGTGTAAACTCCTTCAAGCTGACATAGATCTTATGCAAAGAAAGTTTTCGTAACTCGGGTATGTCGTATTTATCCGCTAAGGTGTAGAGGCGAGCGTGAGAGAGGAAGACTTCGCTATATTCTTCGTAGCTCTCTGTGTTCTTTCGGGGCGTATGAAGTATCGTTGGAGATGAAAACCCCTTATTATCATTGAATGCCTGAATCATAGATTGCTTCTTCGACACTTTTTGGGGAGTCTTTCGACATTGTAAGCAGATATTCTCTTGATAGTTATGGCAATTATTGCAATAGTGAGTAGAGAAGTTTTTGCAGCATGAATCACATTGTCTAATTCTGCTCGAACGCAGAGCTGCTCCGCAGTGGTCGcattggtcttttttttcatcctcGATCACAATATTGAATGAAGCGAGAGACCTAGCAGTATTATCCACTGAGGCCTTCGGCGTCGAACTCAGTTTAAGGCTTGCGAGCTGAGCCGAAGCAGTAATGAGATCTGGCTCTGCAGGAGAATATTCTCCAGTATAAGCCCATTGAGCGAAACGGAGGAATGttttctcatcaacatcttccCAATAAACGCAATGTTCATTTGCTTCTTTCATACTTCCATTCAGGAGATCATTCAAGCTTTTCGAGAGCCTTGACACGGCATTTTCATGAATTGtgaacagcttcttctgATGTCCAATGATAAATTTGAAGGGTTGTGAAAGCAGGATGCTGGTGAAATACAATTAGTGTCGATTGCAATTTCTTTTAAGTACGCCCAAAGCTAATAACATTCACAAACCTCTCATACTTTGcttccatttcttttcttccagaCGGTATCTTTGTAGTAAGAGTCACGCCAAGCAACTAGAAGAGCTAGTCAAAATTTTCGGAAAGGTAAGACTTGACTGCTCAAATAATAAAAGAGTTACTACaacagaggaagaaggggatTTCAACAActggtatatatatatgattTATCTGTGTAACACTGGAGGGCTGTTTGGGCGGCCTACACACACGCTAATCAGGTTGGGTTGTAAAGGCTGCTTATTGGATAGCAACCCTATATTACTTCATACCAAATCTGCGGGAGGCCTTTAAGTTTACTTTAGATAGTTGTATTAAAGCCTTGGGGTGATTTTTCTTTAAGTGACGTGTAATGTATTACCCCGCAATCCCTTTCTTTTGCCTAAACATAACACACGCATTTATATGAGCAATTCGACCTCGTCTTATAATTTTCAATTGATTCAATGATACATAGGCGGGGCAGCCCGGGtaggaagaggaagcagcTGCCTAATATCATCTGGCGGTAATATACTAATTGCTCCACAGCAAACACCACTCTCAGGAGTCGAAGGTGTACATTGCAGCAAGGATCATACATTGGCTGGAATCTTGCGCTTGGTCATTGCCTACATACCTCTTTATCTCTCTCGACAACATCAAAGCATTCTGTGCATGTGCTTCGTGCTATCCCTTGTAATAGAGATACATGGCTTTTATATCCGAGATAAACGCAAGTAGGCCTGTCATATAATGCAAGTTTCGCTGGTTCTAGCCTATTGAGTACTAGATGTCGCTAAAACCTTCTCAACTAGGATTTCGCAACAAGTAGCGAAGgaattcttcttccagcttATCTAAGAACTAAAGTTATTGGAGTGGAGCAGCAGAGGGGCTATGTAACATTTGTGGCGAAGCATATGCCTATATAACACAAATGGGTTTGCAACTGACTCCTAGTTGTTCATACGACATACTTTCGCTTATTGTATATTTTACCCTCACAAGATTGATTACACACTTGAGACTCAAGATATCTCCTTTGGCCTCTGCTGGTACAACATGGAGCCAGATAACAACGTCGACGATTTACAAAGCATTAACAACAAAACACTTGGTACAAATGCAAACACATTTCCAATTATAACGCTTCCAAATGGGCAGAAAGTTCCAACAGGAACTGTGGGAGCGTTGCTTGTGAATATTAAAACCTATGACGCCAGCGAAGAAAGCCAGAGAAGGCAAATAGAGCCAGCATTACGAGCAGCGATACCTATTTTACAACAAGTTGGCATGTTCGATCTCTTTCGACCGGAGGAGTGGGTTAAGGGAGGAAGTCCCGGAAGGGCCTTTGTTGGAAAAGTAGCAATGGAAATGCATGTGGATAGCAAGACAGAGGCTTGAAGAAATTAAAGATACTCTCATCAAATACATGATTCGTCAGCTGGCTAACTTTGCCCATGTTATTTTTGGCCTCTAAACCAATATGAACTACGTTGCTACATATGTAAGAGAAACCTTTCCTGAGGATTGTATCGACTTCATGACAGAACTCGCAGCTGTGAAACCTATCGAATTTGTGCCTCATCTTGCAAAGCTTTGGCTCAAGTCAAACATTGCAACGCACAAATTATTTTTGGCTTGGAGAATTATTTCTCAGTCTGTAGTAAGCAGTTTCCTTGTGAGAAAGGTTGCTAAATAAAGAGCTAAATCCTCCTTGTACGTAACCGGGATCGACTTTGCATGCCGTCCACTTTTTGCGGCACGCCCTCGCTCACTTCGTTAAAAAGGTTGGCGCAATTGCCGCATAGTCAGAGTCTAGACAAAATAGCAAAGTATACGTTCATTCACAATGACAATTACCAATCTTGCTGTTTGACCTAAACCGTGCTGCCCAATCACCTACAAATTTGAACGTGCTACTATACGAGATCGAACAATTGAGCTGGGTGACTGCGCGGCTATAGCTTACCCTGCAACTTATTGTTTACTAGTCAAGGCAACTAAACTGGGGTTTCTGGAACGGTAATCATGATCTATCCGCAATGTATCCGCAGGCCCAATGACATGTGGTGCCGAAGAACTGTGGAGACATACTAAGAACCTAATAACATAAATGATGGAGCTATCTAGTTCCGACCGACTGTCAATGCATCGCTTCCCGACACTTGCGACAGTCCAACATGAAGCTACAGACGGTATTTCTGGAATATGGAAGATCGGTCTCTCAGTAATACCAGGTATGGGTAGTTGCTCTCTTCGCTACAATAAGACATTCTTTCTGCCCCATAGTCATTCCTGCGCTCTAACTTCGCAGTGCTGTGTATAAATTACCGATCTTGATTAAGTGTCAAGGTTCTCTTCATGGTCCTTTCTTAGTAGTTCAACGCTTTGATCTTCTTGCCCATTATGAAGTCTGTTATCGTTAAAGCACGTCCTCTACGATGTGAAATTATCGATGTTCCCATCCCAGAGCCAGGACCAGATGAAGTCCTCATCAAAGTCATATACTGCGCCAGTAATCCACGCGACTGGAAGGCTCCCGATCACCTTGTCCCTGGTGTTGAAATAAATCAAGGCAATGAAATGTCTGGAGTTATTGAGATCGTTGGGAGCAATGTCTACGAATTCCGGAAAGGCGATCGAGTTGCAGCAGCGCATCCTATGCAGACAGAGAATGGCACGTATGCAGAGTACTCGACTGCTCCTGTGAATACGTGCTTTTTGCTACCTCCAAATATCTCATTTGAAGGTCAGTTTCTAATAGTCGATTCCACATGTTGGCAATGCCTTGCTCATAGACGATACAGAGGCTTGTACCATACCGTTTGCCTTATGTACGGCAGCCATTGGGTTTTACCAACGTCTCAAAATACCGTTTCCGACATCCCCGGAGAGCTCACGTGTTCAAACTCCGCTCGTTATCTATGGAGGAAGTTCTTCCATTGGAGCATTTACACTGAAattggcaaagatgggaCGCTTCGAGAAAATCATTGTAGTATGTGGATCCGGAAGACCATATATAGAATCCTTTGGCGTTATTACAGATTTTGTCGACTATCGGGATTGCAACGTCGTTCATGATCTAAAAGCAGCCCTTGGAGGGAAAAGGTGCTTTCatgctgttgatgccatcATGGATGGTAATAGCTTTGGACATCTATCGGAAGTTTTGGCGCCAGAAGGAGCTCGGATAGCTGTATATCTACCCCGTCTAGATTACAGCTGCATTCCTGCATCGATATCTGTTGCCATCACTTTCTTCGGCACCGTCCACGGTCAAGCGACTCCAATTAGCAATGAGGTATTCGAAGAAGATGTAGATTTTGCGTACGCTTTCTTTCGGCTTGTCGGTCGATGGATTGCTGAGGGCAAAATGAGTGGGCACCCATATGAGGTTCTGCCGCGCGGGCTGCTGTCTGTTGAGGATGGTTTACGGATGttgaaggagggaaaagtGAGCGCCAAGAAACTCATCTATAGAGTGGCAGATACGCCTACCCTTGAGCctgaatattttttttgaAGTAGAATAACAGATATGATGAGCTATAACTGTATATTTAGTCCCTTGACGCAAACAGATGCACGCTGCATTTGCCAACTCACAAAGTACTCTCGCTGTTGATAGTATAGCTGTCGCAGGTTGTATTGAACATTACTCTTTTCGGTTGTTCGTTTCATTAAACAGAGGTATATGCGCTTCAAGTTTCTTTCCCTGTAGAATGCTTTGTTGCTCATGCGGTGCGCCGCAGCTATGGCTGTTGTGCTCTTCTTTCCGATCCGTATCCGACGCACTAGAACCAAATTTGGCGATCCAAAGCAGATCGTGAAATTATTGAGACATCTGTAGATACACCATCGCCGCCTTATATGCAGTGAGCATTACATCTATAAAGGCATCCTAGCTTCCAATCCAAAACCCTTTAATGCATCACCCTCCGACCAGCAGCGGCAACCAGGTTCAGTTTCTCCAACATGGACTCAGCCCCCGCCGTCCATCCCAATCACCAGAAGCTCATCGATCGCGCCCGACAATTTTTTGCTGAAGTCGAAGACTTGTAAGTAAAGAGTCTTCTCTAAAGAAAACCACGTTTCTATTGCGTCAGCTGAATATCGCTTCTTGCAGAACTCCAGGCAAAGACCTCGAAACTAAACTGAACCGAGATTATAGCATCGGAAACACTTACTATGACGATTTCTGCCATTTGATTCGACAGGCTCTAGCAAATAACGAGGGCTGGGTTGCAACCGACGAGATAGACGGGCCAAAGTACCGCCGCACCAGGATATGCGCTCCGTCTGAGTCGAACCGCTTCTTCAGCATTACGACTGTTTACATGGAAAGCGATACAGAATACCGTGGCCAATACCACCTCCATCCTTATGGCGAAATCAATTGCGTCATCCAAATAGATCCATCAGCCGAGCTGAAGGGAATGTCAGGGTGGCAAGGCGCTGGCTGGACATCTCCGGGGCCCGGCACTCATCATTATCCTGAAGTCCGTGGAGGGGCGCTGGTGGCGCTTTTCTTCCTACCGGCCGGCCGAATATCGTACAAGCTCGCGAAACCGGGAGATCCGCAGCCGATAGCTATCTGATATTTAGAAAACGCCCTATGTAGAAATGGGTTGTCTAGTGAATCTTGGGCTTACACATGGAAGCCCCGCATTTAGATGGCTGATCAATGGTCCAACAGTCCTTGAATCTTAGTTCAACCCTATAACTTGGTCGAAATTCTTGTGACTTTATCTTTTATGCTATTCTTGTATCTTTACTCTCGTCGTCGCTATGCCTCGTGCGAGAGTGTCGGATGGGCGAAGACGCGTTGCGAAAGCTTGCACGCTTTGCCAAACGGACAAGAAAAAATGCGATGGTCTCTGTCCCTGCGGGCAATGCGTCAAGCGCGAGCGGTCTGGCTCGTGTGCCTATTCATCCCATAAACGCGTATACGGACGTCAGCGCCGATTGGCAAAGGACGTGGACATGGCCATCGCTGTACCTACCCAGAACGATGCTAGAGAGACCGAAAACTCACCAGTTGGACATACGAACCCGCATAGCCAGCGGCCTTTGTGTTATGACCATAGGGAGCAGAATAGTCCATTGGGCAAACATATCGCGATCCCAAAACTTCCCAACATCATGCGTGACACAAAAGGACGAGCAAGTAAGTGATCATTAATATGCGAAGAGCCTACATATGGTCTTGGGTGACGTGGCTAAACATGTTTCATAATGCTGTAGTGTACCTTGGAGATTGCGCAgcgctttctttttttacaaaaCATACAAGAACTTATCCAAAATGAACAAGAGCTCGCGGATGCGGCAAAAgatctctcttctctctcagtATTAGAAGAGGCTGAATCGAGAGACAGTGAAAGCGTCCTAGCTTATAGTAATGCTAATCTCGGCGACTTGGAAGCTCTGGTTAAAGCGTTCTTCATTGCGGTACGaattctcttcctccctgCAGTTTCTACTTTACATGAATTGGTTGAGTGTAAAATGTGAAGTGTTGCTAACAAAGAAACTGGGTTCAGACATGTGGCATCCTAGATATTGTGGACCGGTCTACAATTGACAACTTGCTCAGCCGCTGGATTAGTGGAAATATTTCAGTTACAAGCAGTAGCGCCGCTCTACTGTATCTGGTGCTTGCGTATGCGGCACAAGTACGTAGTGAA is a window encoding:
- a CDS encoding uncharacterized protein (EggNog:ENOG41), whose product is MKSVIVKARPLRCEIIDVPIPEPGPDEVLIKVIYCASNPRDWKAPDHLVPGVEINQGNEMSGVIEIVGSNVYEFRKGDRVAAAHPMQTENGTYAEYSTAPVNTCFLLPPNISFEEACTIPFALCTAAIGFYQRLKIPFPTSPESSRVQTPLVIYGGSSSIGAFTLKLAKMGRFEKIIVVCGSGRPYIESFGVITDFVDYRDCNVVHDLKAALGGKRCFHAVDAIMDGNSFGHLSEVLAPEGARIAVYLPRLDYSCIPASISVAITFFGTVHGQATPISNEVFEEDVDFAYAFFRLVGRWIAEGKMSGHPYEVLPRGLLSVEDGLRMLKEGKVSAKKLIYRVADTPTLEPEYFF
- a CDS encoding uncharacterized protein (EggNog:ENOG41): MDSAPAVHPNHQKLIDRARQFFAEVEDLTPGKDLETKLNRDYSIGNTYYDDFCHLIRQALANNEGWVATDEIDGPKYRRTRICAPSESNRFFSITTVYMESDTEYRGQYHLHPYGEINCVIQIDPSAELKGMSGWQGAGWTSPGPGTHHYPEVRGGALVALFFLPAGRISYKLAKPGDPQPIAI
- a CDS encoding uncharacterized protein (EggNog:ENOG41) translates to MPSHGNCQIQLPLRSQGATGLASKECATLASEGPFVNRPRVTEIKGWREYESLGAFQWERHRATIKELYLDEGKRLKDVADIMRQDYAFNATIKMYKIRLNKWGYFKNNRKLDTKSVSRTSNGRQARSNLINTVDLATTLQPITLRDPDVYNISGHIFSSISTYMWGSCEDQRYTATDLACATFYENAYFRPSAELLQSIGSLTDLLQEQKYQQAGPVMRRAAIQMETVLRDQPVDLLACLLEIALRLHSRTPDLAALLMRHSADIAKIHFSSPKHPVRIFTQRLASLDGVEIGALAVEAYACQLKIWQDIWDSNTQNAGDGNEAGLVWITGLALAGGLDQLPLSLVPRLDGIMLRLVEAVKGSEWCTQLLQSTAENGQFQFFVGQSEGKLTQVTMQPIGTPTKVASAQPVARYSLSHLNARYRHFAIEDRSAREAMEIQRLLQTEMGTFFMGMASALEGWLGEVGEYNKAAAVTQYRERFLAAGLADVIQVT